From a single Rutidosis leptorrhynchoides isolate AG116_Rl617_1_P2 chromosome 5, CSIRO_AGI_Rlap_v1, whole genome shotgun sequence genomic region:
- the LOC139847955 gene encoding prohibitin-3, mitochondrial-like yields MATNPSAVNFLTNVARAAFGLGTAAAVANSALYTVDGGQRAVLFDRFRGVIDDTVGEGTHFLIPWLQTPYIFDIRTRPHTFSSISGTKDLQMVNLTLRVLSRPEVNKLPSIFKTLGTEYDEKVLPSIGNEVLKAVVAQFNADQLLTERPQVSALVRDSLVRRAKDFNILLDDVAITHLSYGAEFSKAVEQKQVAQQEAERSKFVVAKAEQERRAAIIRAEGESESAKLISDATAAAGMGLIELRRIEASREIASTLARSNNVTYLPGSGSQMLLGLNASR; encoded by the coding sequence ATGGCAACCAATCCATCCGCCGTCAACTTCCTCACCAATGTCGCACGTGCGGCTTTCGGCCTCGGAACCGCCGCTGCCGTCGCCAACTCAGCGCTCTACACCGTCGACGGCGGCCAACGCGCCGTTCTGTTCGACCGTTTTCGTGGAGTCATCGACGACACTGTTGGTGAAGGTACTCACTTCCTTATTCCATGGCTTCAAACGCCGTACATATTTGACATCCGTACAAGACCTCACACATTCTCTTCAATTTCTGGCACAAAAGATCTCCAAATGGTTAACCTAACCCTACGTGTTCTATCCCGTCCCGAGGTCAACAAATTACCGTCAATTTTCAAAACCCTAGGTACCGAATACGACGAAAAAGTACTTCCGTCGATCGGAAATGAAGTATTGAAAGCTGTCGTGGCTCAATTTAACGCCGATCAATTACTTACCGAGCGGCCGCAGGTTTCGGCGCTGGTTCGCGATAGTTTGGTTCGTAGGGCTAAGGATTTTAATATTTTGCTTGATGATGTTGCGATCACGCATTTGTCGTATGGAGCTGAGTTTTCGAAGGCTGTGGAGCAGAAGCAGGTGGCTCAACAGGAGGCTGAGAGGTCGAAATTTGTGGTTGCGAAAGCGGAACAGGAACGTAGGGCTGCGATTATTAGGGCGGAAGGTGAGAGTGAGTCGGCTAAGTTGATATCTGATGCTACTGCTGCTGCTGGTATGGGATTGATTGAGCTGAGAAGGATTGAAGCTTCTAGGGAGATTGCAAGCACTTTGGCTAGGAGTAATAATGTCACTTATCTTCCTGGTAGTGGGAGTCAGATGCTTCTAGGGCTTAATGCATCTCGCTAG
- the LOC139848200 gene encoding glyceraldehyde-3-phosphate dehydrogenase, cytosolic isoform X2, whose protein sequence is MAKIKIGINGFGRIGRLVARVALQSDDVELVAVNDPFITTDYMIYMFKYDSVHGQWKKDEIKVKDEKTLLFGDRPVTVFGMKNPEEIPWGEAGAEYVVESTGVFTDKDKAAAHLKGGAKKVVISAPSANAPMFVMGVIHDKFGIVEGLMTTVHSITATQKTVDGPSMKDWRGGRAASFNIIPSSTGAAKAVGKVLPALNGKLTGMAFRVPTVDVSVVDLTARLEKPASYDEIKAAIKAESEGSLKGILGYTEDDVVSTDFVGDCRSSIFDAKAGIALNDNFVKVVSWYDNEWGYSNRVVDLIRHMSKS, encoded by the exons ATGGCCAAAATCAAGATTGGAATCAACG GTTTCGGTAGAATAGGGCGGTTGGTAGCGAGAGTTGCATTACAGAGTGATGATGTTGAACTTGTTGCTGTTAATGATCCTTTCATTACAACAGATTACATG ATTTACATGTTTAAATATGATAGTGTTCATGGACAATGGAAAAAGGATGAGATTAAAGTGAAGGATGAAAAGACACTTTTATTTGGTGATAGGCCTGTTACAGTTTTTGGCATGAA AAATCCAGAGGAGATCCCATGGGGCGAGGCTGGAGCCGAATATGTTGTCGAGTCTACTGGCGTTTTCACCGATAAGGACAAGGCTGCTGCTCATTTGAAG GGAGGTGCGAAGAAGGTTGTTATCTCGGCTCCAAGTGCAAATGCACCGATGTTTGTCATGGGT GTTATTCATGACAAATTTGGCATTGTGGAAGGCCTTATGACCACTGTTCACTCCATCACAG CAACTCAGAAGACAGTTGATGGTCCATCGATGAAGGATTGGAGAGGTGGAAGAGCTGCTTCTTTCAACATTATTCCTAGTAGCACTGGAGCTGCTaag gctgtTGGAAAAGTTCTTCCCGCTCTTAATGGGAAACTTACAGGAATGGCCTTCCGAGTTCCTACTGTTGATGTATCTGTCGTTGACCTTACTGCTAGGCTTGAAAAGCCTGCATCTTATGATGAGATCAAGGCTGCTATTAA GGCTGAGTCTGAGGGAAGTTTGAAGGGAATCTTAGGTTATACCGAAGATGATGTTGTGTCAACCGACTTTGTGGGTGACTGCAG GTCTAGCATATTTGATGCGAAGGCTGGAATTGCTCTGAATGACAACTTTGTGAAGGTTGTTTCTTGGTATGATAACGAATGGGGATACAG TAACCGTGTTGTTGACTTGATCCGCCATATGTCCAAGTCTTGA
- the LOC139848200 gene encoding glyceraldehyde-3-phosphate dehydrogenase, cytosolic isoform X1, which yields MAKIKIGINGFGRIGRLVARVALQSDDVELVAVNDPFITTDYMIYMFKYDSVHGQWKKDEIKVKDEKTLLFGDRPVTVFGMKNPEEIPWGEAGAEYVVESTGVFTDKDKAAAHLKGGAKKVVISAPSANAPMFVMGVNEEEYKSDITIVSNASCTTNCLAPLAKVIHDKFGIVEGLMTTVHSITATQKTVDGPSMKDWRGGRAASFNIIPSSTGAAKAVGKVLPALNGKLTGMAFRVPTVDVSVVDLTARLEKPASYDEIKAAIKAESEGSLKGILGYTEDDVVSTDFVGDCRSSIFDAKAGIALNDNFVKVVSWYDNEWGYSNRVVDLIRHMSKS from the exons ATGGCCAAAATCAAGATTGGAATCAACG GTTTCGGTAGAATAGGGCGGTTGGTAGCGAGAGTTGCATTACAGAGTGATGATGTTGAACTTGTTGCTGTTAATGATCCTTTCATTACAACAGATTACATG ATTTACATGTTTAAATATGATAGTGTTCATGGACAATGGAAAAAGGATGAGATTAAAGTGAAGGATGAAAAGACACTTTTATTTGGTGATAGGCCTGTTACAGTTTTTGGCATGAA AAATCCAGAGGAGATCCCATGGGGCGAGGCTGGAGCCGAATATGTTGTCGAGTCTACTGGCGTTTTCACCGATAAGGACAAGGCTGCTGCTCATTTGAAG GGAGGTGCGAAGAAGGTTGTTATCTCGGCTCCAAGTGCAAATGCACCGATGTTTGTCATGGGTGTAAACGAGGAGGAGTACAAATCTGATATCACTATCGTCTCTAATGCTAGTTGCACAACTAACTGTCTTGCTCCATTAGCAAAG GTTATTCATGACAAATTTGGCATTGTGGAAGGCCTTATGACCACTGTTCACTCCATCACAG CAACTCAGAAGACAGTTGATGGTCCATCGATGAAGGATTGGAGAGGTGGAAGAGCTGCTTCTTTCAACATTATTCCTAGTAGCACTGGAGCTGCTaag gctgtTGGAAAAGTTCTTCCCGCTCTTAATGGGAAACTTACAGGAATGGCCTTCCGAGTTCCTACTGTTGATGTATCTGTCGTTGACCTTACTGCTAGGCTTGAAAAGCCTGCATCTTATGATGAGATCAAGGCTGCTATTAA GGCTGAGTCTGAGGGAAGTTTGAAGGGAATCTTAGGTTATACCGAAGATGATGTTGTGTCAACCGACTTTGTGGGTGACTGCAG GTCTAGCATATTTGATGCGAAGGCTGGAATTGCTCTGAATGACAACTTTGTGAAGGTTGTTTCTTGGTATGATAACGAATGGGGATACAG TAACCGTGTTGTTGACTTGATCCGCCATATGTCCAAGTCTTGA